A genomic window from Emys orbicularis isolate rEmyOrb1 chromosome 24, rEmyOrb1.hap1, whole genome shotgun sequence includes:
- the OCEL1 gene encoding occludin/ELL domain-containing protein 1 codes for MANSTSSREKRRPIVESDGDPLNSSWQMWSSQAWTRASGRSYPSKSDLSDSFDSSAREPPLPAQPPVGDVPRSSENQEASPLKPVRRFIPRSWKNFFQRWRREPEPFLPLAYAAAQCSPPVSPLLDRHGPAREGSSSSGFQEPSWSSPSECHQETEMSPPKSQQGQPALPSYEEKLEAYNLKYSYMKSWPGLLRLMAGLELLLGGMVFACVCAYIQKDYQWYNLYGGNLLSDGLLGGGYGYNYYGPMTPFVLVVASLAWLVTVILLGLGVTMYYRTILLDSHWWPLTEFALNIIMFLLYMGAAIAYVNDVNRGGLCYSLFASNPLVAAFCRVEGGQVAALAFLFITTLLYLAGALVCLKMWRHEMARKQREAFEVLHNPILLQARPKRIFFQDEVMPSGSLPGKVTKQLGFSEKGEASGALSCSIPTGHTPKPHIVPDYVVKYPGICCPEEREKYKAVFNDQYAEYKELYHEVHAALQKFKELDAMMSRLPHRTPSKKEQSRVSNIWKEYKKKKRDPAFLEKQERCDYLKKKLAHIKAQIQEYDRTAKEGSMYF; via the exons ATGGCAAATTCTACCTCCTCTAGGGAGAAGAGGCGGCCCATCGTGGAGTCGGACGGAGACCCGCTAAACTCCTCCTGGCAAATGTGGTCCTCACAAGCCTGGACCAGGGCATCTGGCAGGTCCTACCCCAGCAAGAGCGACTTGTCTGATTCTTTCGATTCCTCCGCCCGTGAGCctcccctgcctgcccagccgcccGTCGGGGACGTTCCCCGCAGCTCGGAGAACCAAGAGGCCTCTCCCTTGAAGCCCGTCAGGCGTTTTATCCCGCGGTCGTGGAAGAACTTTTTCCAAAGATGGAGGCGAGAGCCCGAGCCGTTCCTGCCGCTGGCCTATGCCGCCGCCCAGTGCTCCCCACCCGTAAGTCCGTTGTTAGATCGCCACGGGCCAGCCCGCGAGGGCAGCTCCAGCAGCGGTTTCCAGGAACCCTCCTGGTCCAGCCCCTCTGAGTGTCACCAGGAGACAGAGATGTCTCCCCCCAAGAGCCAGCAGGGCCAACCCGCCTTGCCGAGCTACGAGGAGAAGCTGGAGGCCTACAACCTCAAGTACTCCTACATGAAGTCCTGGCCAGGCCTGCTCAGGCTGATggccgggctggagctgctccttGGCGGCATGGTCTTTGCCTGTGTCTGTGCCTACATCCAGAAGGACTACCAGTGGTACAACCTGTACGGCGGGAACCTGCTGTCAGACGGCCTTTTGGGGGGAGGCTATGGGTACAATTATTACGGCCCCATGACCCCCTTTGTGCTGGTGGTGGCCAGCCTGGCGTGGCTGGTCACGGTGATCCTCTTGGGGCTGGGGGTCACCATGTACTATAGGACCATCCTCCTAGACTCCCACTGGTGGCCCCTGACGGAGTTTGCCCTCAACATCATCATGTTCCTCCTCTACATGGGGGCGGCCATCGCCTACGTCAACGACGTGAACCGCGGCGGCCTCTGCTACTCCCTGTTCGCCAGCAACCCACTCGTAGCCGCCTTCTGCCGAGTGGAAGGGGGCCAGGTGGCGGCTCTCGCCTTCCTCTTCATCACCACCCTGCTCTACCTGGCCGGGGCGCTGGTGTGTCTGAAGATGTGGAGGCACGAGATGGCGAGGAAACAGCGGGAGGCCTTTGAAGTGCTA CACAATCCCATCCTCCTGCAAGCCAGACCCAAGCGGATCTTCTTCCAGGACGAGGTGATGCCATCCGGGAGCCTCCCAGGGAAGGTCACCAAACAGCTGGGGTTCTCCGAGAAGGGCGAGGCGTCGGGGGCCTTGAGTTGCTCCATCCCAACGGGGCACACCCCAAAGCCACACATCGTCCCCGACTATGTTGT GAAGTACCCGGGGATCTGCTGCCCCGAGGAGAGAGAGAAGTACAAGGCCGTCTTCAACGACCAGTACGCGGAGTACAAGGAGCTCTACCACGAGGTCCATGCGGCGCTGCAGAAGTTCAAGGAGCTGGACGCCATGATGAGCCGGCTGCCGCATCGCACGCCCAGCAAGAAG GAACAGAGCCGGGTCTCCAACATCTGGAAGGAATACAAGAAGAAAAAGAGG GACCCCGCCTTCCTGGAGAAGCAGGAGCGCTGCGACTACCTGAAGAAGAAGCTCGCGCACATCAAGGCTCAGATCCAGGAGTACGACCGGACGGCCAAGGAGGGCTCCATGTACTTCTGA